The Carassius gibelio isolate Cgi1373 ecotype wild population from Czech Republic chromosome B5, carGib1.2-hapl.c, whole genome shotgun sequence genome segment CAAGGGAAGCATTTGATCAGTTCTTGCATTCCCTGGGAAATCCATATAAAGGGTTCACAGACTTTGTCTGACACCTGTACTTTTTACATGAAAATTTCAATTATTTACACTATAAATCTGATTCATAATATGACGTATATCATGATCAATTATTGAATGAACTCACCTTTACGACGATCCCCGTGGGAATATGTCTGAGCACCACGCAGTTGCTGGTTTTGTTGGTGGCTTGTCCTCCAGGACCAGATCCACGAACAAACTGTTCATCAAGGTCTTCCTCGTGGACTACTGGCAGGTCAATTTGGTATTTCTTACCAGCAGCGAAAACACACGGCCATCCCGTTACCCGTGACCACGGCTGATGGAGTATGAGGCTCGTCGCAGTGTTCGGTGACCCCCAGAGCAGCCTCCAGGCAGAGGAAAGGCGCTGATGCACTAAAAGAGGCGAAGTCATCCTTCAAAGTTTCCCCTTGCAGCTACATAGAATGCCACAATTATACTGGTCGGAATATAAACCAAATACGCGCATTCAAGTTACATCCCTAAATGAAACTAACACAAAACTCTTAATCTGACAGAAATACACAGCATAATGCAGCAATGTTGCACTACATACACATGAACTTCACGAATCACTTCTTCTTCTAGTTTTAGATTATCCACGGACTGTGttcataccgccacctactgggctggcgtctgttttgttttttattaccaAAACAATATATACCAGCATAAGTACTAACTGTCAAGTCCTTAGAGACTGAGACACAGctactaaaaaatattattacttaatcatacattttacaaaactatataaaaatacaatacaaacaggacaataataaatatttaataaaataataaataaaatacataaacattataGGTGGTGAAATAATATCAGACTgattaaatgaatcaaatgatCCTAGACTTGTCGTTTTATTATGTTActgcttttaataataataataaatctacaacatttagcaaatcaatttaattataaatcaaaCTTGCAATTACTATTTAATTCTGAactgtgtaaataataataaataagtccAGTATTCTTACCAACATAAGAAAAACCCCAGCATGTGCAGTGCCAACAATGGAAGAAAAGCAAGACAAATCTACCGTTTATGTAAGGTCTTTGTGGCCAAAATTTTGTGTAATAAATTCTGTTgattcaaacaaaaatatttctttctaaagctaATTATCCACTTTTTACTTTCCTCATTTAACACAATGATGGCTTTAAATCATATCTTGTGGGGAATTTGTTAGCCAAATTTAATGTCAGATTAATTTGcgatgttattaaattaaattatttagtttATACATAATTAGGGTGAATGCAGATGTGGGCAACTc includes the following:
- the mtrfr gene encoding mitochondrial translation release factor in rescue, with the translated sequence MTSPLLVHQRLSSAWRLLWGSPNTATSLILHQPWSRVTGWPCVFAAGKKYQIDLPVVHEEDLDEQFVRGSGPGGQATNKTSNCVVLRHIPTGIVVKCHQTRSVDLNRKRAREILREKLEIAYKGEESELLKMKKESIQRKQEKRQKVNENMEKKRRFKEMLYSDKEDDKC